In one Pseudomonas fitomaticsae genomic region, the following are encoded:
- the rpmI gene encoding 50S ribosomal protein L35, which translates to MPKMKTKSGAAKRFLKTANGIKHKHAFKSHILTKMSTKRKRQLRGSSLLHPSDVAKVERMLRLR; encoded by the coding sequence ATGCCAAAGATGAAAACCAAAAGTGGTGCTGCTAAGCGGTTTCTGAAAACTGCTAACGGTATCAAGCACAAGCACGCTTTCAAGAGCCACATCCTGACCAAAATGTCGACCAAGCGTAAGCGTCAACTGCGCGGTAGCAGCTTGCTGCATCCGTCTGACGTGGCAAAAGTCGAGCGCATGCTGCGCCTTCGTTAA
- the thrS gene encoding threonine--tRNA ligase, with translation MPTITLPDGSQRSFDHPVSVAEVAASIGAGLAKATVAGKVNGKLVDACDIIDSDATLQIITPKDEEGLEIIRHSCAHLVGHAVKQLYPTAKMVIGPVIDEGFYYDIAFERPFTPDDMAAIEQRMQQLIDTEYDVIKKVTPRAEVIEVFKARGEDYKLRLVEDMPNEQAMGLYYHEEYVDMCRGPHVPNTRFLKSFKLTKLSGAYWRGDAKNEQLQRVYGTAWADKKQLAAYIQRIEEAEKRDHRKIGKRLGLFHTQEEAPGMVFWHPNGWTLYQVLEQYMRKVQRDNGYLEIKTPQVVDRSLWEKSGHWANYADNMFTTESESRDYAIKPMNCPCHVQVFNQGLKSYRELPMRLAEFGACHRNEPSGALHGIMRVRAFTQDDAHIFCTEEQMQAESAAFIKLTMDVYRDFGFTDVEMKLSTRPEKRVGSDELWDRAEAALAAALDSAGLPYDLQPGEGAFYGPKIEFSLKDCLGRVWQCGTLQLDFNLPVRLGAEYVSEDNSRKHPVMLHRAILGSFERFVGILIEHYEGAFPAWLAPTQAVIMNITDKQADFVAQVEKTLNESGFRAKSDLRNEKIGFKIREHTLLKVPYLLVIGDKEVEMQTVAVRTREGADLGSMPVAQFAEFLAQAVSRRGRPDSE, from the coding sequence ATGCCAACTATTACTCTTCCCGACGGCAGTCAACGTTCATTCGATCACCCGGTTTCCGTAGCCGAGGTCGCCGCATCCATCGGTGCCGGTCTGGCCAAGGCCACCGTGGCCGGCAAGGTCAATGGCAAGCTGGTCGACGCCTGCGACATCATCGACAGCGACGCGACGCTGCAAATCATCACGCCAAAGGATGAAGAGGGGCTGGAGATCATTCGCCACTCTTGCGCCCACCTGGTCGGCCATGCGGTCAAACAGCTGTACCCGACTGCAAAAATGGTCATCGGGCCGGTCATCGACGAAGGTTTCTATTACGACATCGCCTTCGAGCGTCCTTTTACTCCGGACGACATGGCGGCCATCGAACAGCGCATGCAACAGCTGATCGATACAGAATATGACGTCATCAAGAAAGTCACTCCGCGTGCCGAAGTGATCGAAGTGTTCAAGGCCCGTGGCGAAGACTACAAGCTGCGTCTGGTCGAAGACATGCCGAACGAGCAGGCCATGGGCCTGTACTATCACGAAGAATACGTCGACATGTGCCGCGGTCCGCATGTGCCGAACACCCGCTTCCTGAAATCCTTCAAGCTGACCAAGCTGTCCGGCGCCTACTGGCGCGGTGATGCCAAGAACGAGCAATTGCAGCGCGTTTATGGCACTGCCTGGGCTGACAAGAAACAATTGGCAGCTTACATCCAGCGCATCGAAGAAGCTGAAAAGCGCGATCACCGCAAGATCGGCAAACGCCTGGGCCTGTTCCACACCCAGGAAGAAGCGCCGGGCATGGTGTTCTGGCACCCGAATGGCTGGACGCTGTACCAGGTACTCGAGCAGTACATGCGCAAGGTGCAGCGCGACAACGGCTATCTTGAGATCAAGACGCCGCAAGTCGTTGACCGCAGCCTGTGGGAGAAATCCGGGCACTGGGCCAACTACGCCGACAACATGTTCACCACCGAGTCGGAAAGCCGCGACTACGCCATCAAGCCGATGAACTGCCCTTGCCACGTGCAGGTGTTCAACCAGGGCCTGAAGAGCTACCGCGAGCTGCCGATGCGCCTAGCCGAGTTCGGTGCCTGCCACCGTAACGAGCCGTCGGGTGCGCTGCACGGCATCATGCGTGTGCGTGCGTTCACTCAGGATGACGCCCACATCTTCTGCACCGAAGAGCAGATGCAGGCTGAATCCGCTGCGTTCATCAAGCTGACCATGGATGTTTACCGCGACTTCGGCTTTACCGATGTCGAGATGAAACTGTCCACTCGTCCGGAAAAACGCGTCGGTTCCGACGAGCTGTGGGATCGCGCCGAAGCGGCACTGGCTGCAGCCCTTGATAGCGCTGGCCTGCCGTACGATCTGCAGCCGGGTGAGGGTGCGTTCTACGGTCCGAAGATTGAATTCTCGCTGAAAGATTGCCTCGGCCGCGTGTGGCAGTGTGGTACCTTGCAGCTCGATTTCAACCTGCCTGTGCGTCTGGGAGCCGAATACGTCTCCGAAGACAACAGCCGCAAGCATCCGGTGATGTTGCACCGTGCGATCCTCGGTTCGTTCGAGCGTTTCGTCGGGATTCTGATCGAGCACTACGAAGGTGCATTCCCTGCGTGGCTCGCGCCAACCCAGGCAGTGATCATGAATATCACTGATAAACAGGCAGATTTCGTCGCTCAGGTCGAAAAAACTCTCAACGAAAGCGGGTTTCGTGCCAAGTCCGACTTGAGAAATGAAAAGATCGGCTTTAAAATCCGCGAGCATACTTTGCTCAAGGTTCCATATCTCTTGGTTATTGGGGATAAGGAAGTCGAGATGCAGACTGTCGCTGTGCGTACTCGTGAAGGTGCTGACCTGGGCTCGATGCCCGTCGCCCAGTTCGCTGAGTTTCTCGCGCAAGCGGTTTCCCGGCGTGGTCGCCCAGATTCGGAGTAA
- the infC gene encoding translation initiation factor IF-3, with product MIIKREMRQDKRAAPKAPINENISAREVRLIGADGEQIGIVSIDEALRIAEEAKLDLVEISADAVPPVCRVMDYGKSIFEKKKQIAAAKKNQKQIQVKEIKFRPGTEEGDYQVKLRNLVRFLSDGDRAKVSLRFRGREMAHQELGMELLKRVEQDLLEYGSVEQHPKMEGRQLIMVIAPKKKK from the coding sequence ATTATTATTAAGCGTGAAATGAGACAAGATAAACGAGCTGCACCGAAAGCCCCGATCAACGAGAATATCTCGGCACGCGAGGTTCGGTTAATTGGCGCTGATGGCGAGCAGATTGGCATCGTCTCGATTGATGAAGCGCTTCGTATTGCTGAAGAAGCAAAGCTTGATCTGGTAGAAATCTCTGCCGACGCGGTCCCACCGGTTTGCCGGGTGATGGACTACGGCAAATCGATCTTCGAAAAGAAGAAGCAGATTGCTGCGGCGAAGAAGAACCAGAAGCAGATTCAGGTAAAAGAAATCAAGTTTCGTCCAGGGACGGAGGAAGGGGATTACCAGGTAAAACTGCGCAACCTGGTACGTTTCCTGAGTGACGGGGACAGGGCCAAGGTATCCTTGCGATTCCGCGGCCGTGAGATGGCCCACCAGGAGCTGGGGATGGAACTCCTCAAGCGGGTTGAACAAGACCTGCTCGAGTACGGTTCGGTCGAACAGCATCCTAAGATGGAAGGACGCCAGCTGATCATGGTCATCGCCCCGAAAAAGAAGAAGTAA
- a CDS encoding phosphoadenosine phosphosulfate reductase domain-containing protein, with the protein MPTHNIVSLSGGKDSVATGLVAEALEVPNLQGVFADTGHEHELTYEYIHYLETVFSFPIRRVKADFTEQIARKRRYVEVTWRKQDVPESIVLAALDVLHPTGIPFLDLCIWKGRFPSTKSRFCTEELKRNPIIEQVFIPLMTPGNMVISWQGVRADESIDRRFLPECDEVGGGLFNYRPILKWDVAAVFEAHRYAGIKPNPLYLQGAGRVGCMPCVNCGKDELREIGARWPKEVARVREWERLVSLASKRGSSTFFTATNDPTVHKRDDVDFKTHGIDRMIEWANTTRGGREFDMLKMLDRADAPNKCASAYGLCETYQKIPVSLIDDAVA; encoded by the coding sequence ATGCCTACTCACAACATCGTCAGCCTGAGCGGTGGAAAGGACAGTGTCGCCACCGGCTTGGTGGCCGAGGCATTGGAAGTGCCAAACCTGCAAGGCGTCTTCGCTGATACGGGCCATGAGCACGAACTGACCTACGAGTATATTCATTATCTCGAAACCGTCTTCAGCTTCCCGATCCGCCGGGTCAAGGCAGATTTCACGGAACAGATTGCGAGAAAGCGTCGGTACGTCGAAGTTACCTGGCGCAAACAGGACGTGCCGGAAAGCATCGTTCTGGCGGCGCTCGATGTGCTTCATCCGACTGGTATCCCGTTCCTTGACCTTTGCATCTGGAAAGGCCGATTCCCAAGCACGAAATCTCGGTTCTGCACTGAAGAGCTAAAGCGAAACCCGATAATCGAGCAAGTGTTTATCCCCCTGATGACCCCGGGAAACATGGTTATTTCATGGCAGGGAGTGCGGGCGGATGAATCGATTGATCGTCGATTCCTGCCGGAGTGCGACGAGGTCGGCGGCGGCCTATTCAATTATCGGCCGATCCTTAAATGGGATGTCGCGGCAGTGTTCGAAGCTCATCGCTATGCAGGGATCAAGCCGAACCCGCTCTATTTGCAAGGCGCTGGACGTGTGGGCTGCATGCCGTGCGTCAATTGCGGCAAGGACGAGCTTAGGGAGATCGGTGCGAGATGGCCAAAAGAGGTGGCAAGAGTTCGAGAATGGGAGCGTCTGGTTAGCCTGGCCAGTAAGCGCGGTTCATCAACCTTCTTCACTGCCACCAATGATCCGACGGTCCACAAGCGCGACGACGTCGACTTCAAGACTCACGGCATCGACCGTATGATCGAATGGGCCAACACAACGCGTGGCGGCCGAGAGTTCGACATGCTGAAGATGCTAGATCGGGCAGACGCTCCGAACAAATGCGCCAGCGCCTACGGCCTATGCGAAACCTACCAGAAAATCCCCGTCTCGCTCATCGATGACGCCGTCGCCTAA
- the ihfA gene encoding integration host factor subunit alpha translates to MGALTKAEMAERLYEELGLNKREAKELVELFFEEIRHALEDNEQVKLSGFGNFDLRDKRQRPGRNPKTGEEIPITARRVVTFRPGQKLKARVEAYAGTKS, encoded by the coding sequence ATGGGGGCTTTGACGAAAGCTGAGATGGCGGAACGTCTGTATGAAGAGCTGGGCCTGAACAAGCGGGAAGCCAAGGAATTGGTTGAACTGTTTTTCGAGGAAATCAGGCACGCTCTTGAAGACAACGAGCAGGTCAAATTGTCGGGTTTCGGCAATTTCGACCTTCGGGACAAACGCCAGCGGCCTGGCCGCAACCCGAAAACGGGGGAAGAAATCCCGATCACGGCTCGCCGTGTGGTCACCTTTCGTCCAGGGCAGAAGTTGAAGGCCCGAGTTGAGGCTTATGCTGGAACCAAGTCATAA
- the pheT gene encoding phenylalanine--tRNA ligase subunit beta, whose protein sequence is MKFSEQWLRGWVSPQVDRDALVARLSMAGLEVDSVTPAAGVFSGVVVGEVLSTEQHPDADKLRVCQVSNGAETFQVVCGAPNVRPGLKIPFAMIGAELPGDFKIKKAKLRGVESNGMLCSQSELQVGEGNDGLMELPVDAPVGEDFRVYLDLEDASIEVDLTPNRGDCLSLAGLAREVGALYDAPVTRPVVMTVPAVHDEVRSVEVLAPAACPRYLGRVIRNVDLSKPTPLWMVERLRRAEVRSIDAAVDITNYVMLELGQPLHAFDLAEINGGIRVRMAEEGEKLVLLDGQEVSLRSDTLVIADHTRALAIAGVMGGEHSGVSTTTRDVFLESAFFDQIAVAGKARSYGLHTDASHRYERGVDWQLAREAMERATGLLLEITGGEAGPIIETVSEQHLPSIAPITLRAQRITQMLGMEMDSAEVERLLNALGLKVSADGAGQWRVEVPSHRFDISLEVDLIEELARLYGYNRLPVRYPQARLAPQAKAEARSDLPELRRLLVARGYQEAITYSFIDPKQFELFNPGVEPLLLANPISNDMAAMRSSLWPGLVKALQHNLNRQQDRVRLFESGLRFVGQLEGLKQEPMIAGVVCGSRLPEGWAQGRDTVDFFDVKADVEAVLGFAGALDQFTFAPGKHPALHPGQTARIEREGREVGFIGAIHPELSKSLGLDRPVFVFELVLAEVALGKMPKFHELSRFPEVRRDLALIAHKDVAASAVLDVIRENAGEWLTDLRLFDVYQGKGIDPDRKSLAVGLTWQHPSRTLNDDEVNSTTQNILTSLEQRLNATLRK, encoded by the coding sequence ATGAAATTCAGTGAACAATGGCTGCGTGGCTGGGTCAGCCCGCAGGTAGATCGCGACGCGCTGGTTGCCCGTCTGTCGATGGCCGGTCTTGAGGTCGATAGCGTTACGCCGGCCGCCGGTGTTTTCAGTGGCGTGGTGGTGGGCGAGGTGCTGAGCACCGAGCAGCACCCCGATGCCGACAAATTGCGCGTGTGCCAGGTGAGCAACGGCGCGGAAACCTTCCAGGTCGTGTGCGGTGCGCCAAACGTGCGTCCGGGCCTGAAGATTCCGTTTGCGATGATCGGTGCCGAGCTGCCGGGCGACTTCAAGATCAAGAAGGCCAAGCTGCGCGGCGTCGAGTCCAACGGCATGCTGTGCTCGCAATCCGAGCTGCAGGTCGGTGAAGGCAATGACGGTCTGATGGAGCTGCCGGTCGATGCGCCGGTGGGCGAAGATTTCCGTGTTTATCTGGACCTGGAAGACGCCAGCATCGAAGTCGATCTGACTCCGAACCGCGGCGACTGCCTGTCCCTGGCCGGTCTGGCCCGTGAAGTCGGCGCACTGTACGACGCTCCGGTCACTCGCCCGGTGGTGATGACCGTTCCGGCGGTGCACGACGAAGTGCGCTCGGTAGAAGTCCTGGCACCTGCTGCCTGCCCGCGTTACCTGGGCCGGGTCATCCGCAACGTTGACCTGTCCAAGCCTACGCCGCTGTGGATGGTTGAGCGTCTGCGTCGCGCTGAAGTGCGCAGCATCGACGCTGCCGTCGACATCACCAACTATGTGATGCTCGAACTGGGTCAGCCGCTGCACGCCTTCGATCTCGCCGAAATCAATGGCGGCATCCGTGTGCGCATGGCGGAAGAGGGCGAGAAGCTCGTGCTGCTCGACGGTCAGGAAGTCAGCCTGCGCAGCGATACGCTGGTGATCGCCGACCACACTCGCGCTCTGGCGATTGCCGGGGTGATGGGTGGCGAGCACAGCGGCGTGTCTACGACTACTCGCGACGTGTTCCTTGAAAGTGCGTTCTTCGACCAGATCGCGGTGGCGGGCAAGGCTCGTTCCTACGGTCTGCACACTGACGCTTCGCACCGCTATGAGCGTGGCGTGGACTGGCAACTGGCCCGTGAAGCCATGGAGCGCGCCACTGGCCTGCTGCTGGAAATCACCGGTGGCGAAGCCGGCCCGATCATCGAGACCGTCAGCGAGCAGCATCTGCCGTCGATCGCGCCGATCACCCTGCGTGCGCAGCGCATCACCCAGATGCTGGGCATGGAAATGGATTCGGCCGAAGTCGAGCGTCTGCTCAACGCTTTGGGTCTGAAGGTTTCCGCCGACGGAGCAGGGCAGTGGCGCGTAGAAGTGCCGAGCCATCGCTTCGATATCAGCCTGGAAGTCGATCTGATCGAAGAGCTGGCACGTCTGTACGGTTACAACCGCCTGCCGGTTCGTTACCCGCAAGCTCGTCTGGCGCCACAGGCCAAGGCCGAAGCGCGCAGCGATCTGCCGGAGCTGCGTCGTCTGCTGGTCGCTCGTGGTTACCAGGAAGCGATCACTTACAGCTTCATCGATCCGAAGCAGTTCGAGCTGTTCAACCCGGGCGTCGAGCCGCTGCTGTTGGCGAATCCGATCTCCAATGACATGGCCGCCATGCGTTCGTCGCTGTGGCCGGGTCTGGTCAAGGCGTTGCAGCACAACCTCAACCGTCAGCAGGATCGTGTTCGTCTGTTCGAGAGTGGTCTGCGCTTTGTCGGTCAGCTGGAAGGTCTGAAGCAAGAGCCGATGATCGCCGGTGTGGTATGCGGCAGCCGTCTGCCGGAAGGCTGGGCGCAAGGTCGCGATACCGTCGACTTCTTCGACGTCAAGGCTGACGTAGAAGCGGTGCTGGGCTTTGCCGGGGCGCTGGATCAGTTCACTTTTGCACCGGGCAAACACCCTGCGCTGCATCCGGGCCAGACCGCACGCATCGAGCGGGAAGGGCGTGAAGTCGGCTTTATCGGCGCGATTCACCCTGAGCTGTCGAAATCCTTGGGTCTCGACCGTCCGGTCTTCGTCTTCGAGCTGGTTCTGGCTGAAGTCGCTCTGGGTAAAATGCCGAAATTCCACGAGTTGTCGCGCTTTCCTGAAGTGCGTCGTGACCTGGCACTGATTGCGCACAAAGACGTTGCAGCCTCGGCTGTACTGGACGTAATCCGTGAAAATGCAGGCGAATGGCTGACAGACCTCAGGCTATTTGACGTGTATCAGGGTAAAGGCATTGATCCTGATAGAAAAAGCCTCGCAGTCGGCTTGACCTGGCAGCATCCATCGCGCACTCTTAATGACGATGAGGTGAATTCGACGACGCAAAATATCCTCACCTCGCTCGAACAAAGGTTGAACGCCACGTTAAGGAAGTGA
- a CDS encoding DUF4406 domain-containing protein codes for MPTETRNHPDDQHAIERLHRRYVEKIDLLSEDLIVFQDQAYAMGLERGKQLAKGSVTLADTRTNRLYLAGPMTGFEDFNFPAFNKMAAELRAQGYVVENPAEHGVVDGADWADYMAYDLTRLGLCGQVAVLPGWENSKGARLEVHIARELGMPVVNAHDLVSMEIAG; via the coding sequence ATGCCCACAGAAACCCGCAACCATCCAGATGATCAACACGCGATCGAGCGCTTGCACCGGCGGTACGTCGAGAAAATTGACCTGCTCTCCGAGGACTTGATCGTCTTTCAGGATCAGGCATACGCCATGGGCCTGGAGCGCGGCAAGCAATTGGCCAAGGGCAGCGTCACGCTCGCAGATACCCGCACCAACCGCCTGTACCTGGCCGGGCCGATGACCGGCTTCGAAGACTTCAACTTCCCCGCCTTCAACAAGATGGCCGCCGAGCTGCGCGCCCAAGGCTACGTCGTGGAGAACCCGGCAGAGCACGGCGTCGTCGACGGCGCGGACTGGGCGGACTACATGGCCTACGACCTGACCCGTCTCGGCCTGTGCGGCCAGGTCGCGGTGCTGCCCGGCTGGGAGAACTCGAAAGGCGCCCGGCTCGAAGTGCATATCGCACGCGAGCTCGGAATGCCGGTCGTGAATGCCCATGATCTGGTATCGATGGAGATTGCAGGATGA
- a CDS encoding tyrosine-type recombinase/integrase — MARKTITGLSQRKGIWHIDKKINGERLYESAGTTDRQEAERYLIFRLEQIRQQKVYGVREVRTWRDAAMKFLIEIKDQPSFKLSAHHLSQLDPFIGDVPLTHIDDQALAPFIKDRLATKKLENGKIQKGVSNRTINISIERVVRVLSLCARKWRDDERRPWLDSVPMLTKLEEKKSSRKPYPMSWEEQSILFGELPAHLQTMALFKVNTGTREQEVCKLRWDWEISVPELGTSVFLIPADFGGRHERSGVKNGDERLVVLNSVAKSIIDQQRGLSKEWVFPYNGNAMHRMNDSAWKKARVRAAKLWQEENLRPAHPGYASIRIHDLKHTFGRRLRAAGVSEEDRKALLGHKNGSITSHYSGAELGHLIEAANMVSATDSRGPVLTILKRKQA, encoded by the coding sequence ATGGCGCGAAAAACGATCACGGGCCTTTCCCAAAGGAAAGGAATTTGGCACATCGACAAGAAGATCAACGGCGAAAGACTTTACGAATCTGCTGGAACAACTGACCGCCAAGAAGCAGAGCGCTACCTGATTTTCCGTCTTGAGCAGATCAGGCAGCAGAAGGTTTATGGCGTTCGGGAGGTGAGGACGTGGCGGGATGCCGCGATGAAGTTCCTCATTGAGATCAAGGATCAGCCTTCTTTCAAGCTTTCCGCGCACCACCTTTCTCAACTTGACCCATTCATTGGTGACGTACCGCTAACCCACATCGATGACCAGGCGCTTGCGCCCTTCATTAAGGACAGGTTGGCGACCAAAAAACTGGAGAACGGGAAAATCCAGAAAGGGGTGAGCAACAGGACGATCAATATCTCGATCGAGCGTGTCGTTCGGGTTTTGTCGTTGTGTGCCAGGAAGTGGCGAGACGATGAGCGACGGCCATGGCTGGATAGCGTGCCGATGCTCACGAAGCTGGAAGAGAAGAAGTCGAGCCGCAAGCCCTACCCGATGTCATGGGAGGAACAGTCGATTCTTTTTGGCGAATTGCCGGCCCACCTGCAAACGATGGCCTTGTTCAAGGTGAACACCGGCACGCGCGAGCAGGAGGTCTGCAAACTGAGGTGGGATTGGGAGATTTCGGTGCCGGAACTCGGTACGAGCGTGTTTCTTATCCCGGCGGACTTCGGCGGTAGACATGAAAGGTCTGGCGTGAAGAACGGTGATGAGAGACTTGTCGTGCTGAACAGCGTGGCCAAGTCAATCATCGATCAGCAGCGAGGCCTGAGCAAGGAATGGGTATTTCCCTACAACGGCAACGCAATGCACCGGATGAACGACTCGGCCTGGAAAAAGGCGCGGGTGAGAGCGGCGAAACTCTGGCAGGAGGAAAACCTTCGCCCCGCTCACCCAGGTTATGCATCCATAAGGATCCATGACCTCAAACACACATTTGGCCGCCGTTTACGCGCGGCAGGCGTAAGCGAGGAAGACCGCAAGGCACTTCTTGGCCACAAGAACGGCAGCATCACCAGTCACTACTCGGGCGCCGAGCTTGGGCATCTGATTGAAGCTGCGAACATGGTATCAGCAACCGATTCGCGTGGTCCGGTGCTGACAATCTTGAAGAGGAAACAGGCGTGA
- a CDS encoding MerR family transcriptional regulator — translation MLEPSHNDELPVIPGKRYFTIGEVSELCAVKPHVLRYWEQEFPQLNPVKRRGNRRYYQRQDVLMIRQIRALLYDQGFTIGGARLRLSGDEAKDDTTQYKQMIRQMIAELEDVLVVLKK, via the coding sequence ATGCTGGAACCAAGTCATAACGACGAACTCCCCGTCATCCCGGGCAAACGCTACTTCACCATTGGTGAAGTCAGCGAGCTGTGTGCGGTAAAACCGCACGTGCTGCGCTACTGGGAGCAGGAGTTTCCTCAGCTCAACCCCGTCAAACGGCGCGGAAACCGCCGGTATTATCAGCGCCAGGACGTGCTGATGATCCGGCAGATCCGCGCGCTCCTTTACGATCAGGGGTTCACCATCGGCGGCGCGCGCCTGCGTCTGTCCGGCGATGAAGCCAAAGACGACACCACCCAATACAAGCAAATGATCCGCCAGATGATCGCCGAGCTAGAAGATGTTCTGGTGGTTCTGAAGAAATAA
- the pheS gene encoding phenylalanine--tRNA ligase subunit alpha: protein MENLDALVSQALEAVQSAEDINALEQIRVQYLGKKGELTQVMKTLGNLPAEERPQVGALINVAKERVTGVLNARMALFEEAELAAKLSAESIDVTLPGRGQTSGGLHPVTRTLERIEQFFTHIGYGIAEGPEVEDDYHNFEALNIPGHHPARSMHDTFYFNANMLLRTHTSPVQVRTMESKKPPIRIVCPGRVYRSDSDITHSPMFHQVEGLLVDRDINFADLKGTIEEFLRVFFEKELAVRFRPSYFPFTEPSAEVDMECVMCSGKGCRVCKQTGWLEVMGCGMVHPNVLRMSGIDPEEFSGFAFGMGVERLAMLRYGVNDLRLFFDNDLRFLAQFR from the coding sequence ATGGAAAACCTGGATGCGCTGGTCTCTCAAGCACTAGAGGCTGTGCAAAGCGCTGAAGATATCAATGCCCTGGAGCAAATCCGGGTTCAATACCTTGGCAAAAAGGGTGAATTGACTCAGGTGATGAAGACCCTGGGGAATTTGCCGGCAGAAGAGCGTCCGCAGGTCGGCGCCCTGATCAACGTTGCCAAGGAACGTGTCACAGGCGTTCTCAATGCGCGCATGGCTCTGTTTGAGGAAGCCGAACTGGCTGCCAAACTGTCTGCCGAATCCATTGACGTGACCCTGCCGGGCCGTGGTCAGACCTCCGGTGGTCTGCATCCGGTAACCCGGACTCTGGAACGTATCGAACAGTTCTTCACCCATATCGGCTACGGCATTGCCGAAGGCCCTGAGGTCGAAGACGACTATCACAACTTCGAGGCGCTCAACATCCCAGGCCATCACCCGGCCCGGTCGATGCATGACACCTTCTATTTCAATGCCAACATGTTGCTGCGCACCCATACTTCGCCGGTACAGGTCCGCACCATGGAATCGAAAAAGCCGCCGATCCGCATCGTCTGCCCAGGCCGTGTGTACCGCAGCGACTCCGATATCACCCATTCGCCGATGTTCCACCAGGTCGAAGGCCTTCTGGTCGATCGCGATATAAACTTCGCCGACCTCAAAGGCACGATCGAAGAGTTCCTGCGGGTGTTCTTCGAAAAAGAGCTGGCCGTGCGTTTCCGTCCTTCGTACTTCCCGTTTACCGAGCCTTCCGCCGAAGTCGACATGGAATGCGTGATGTGCAGCGGTAAAGGCTGCCGCGTCTGCAAACAGACTGGCTGGCTGGAAGTGATGGGCTGCGGCATGGTTCACCCGAACGTGTTGCGCATGTCCGGGATCGATCCGGAAGAGTTCTCGGGCTTTGCCTTCGGCATGGGCGTTGAGCGTCTGGCCATGCTGCGTTACGGCGTGAACGACTTGCGTCTGTTCTTCGACAACGACTTGCGGTTCCTCGCGCAATTTCGCTAG
- the rplT gene encoding 50S ribosomal protein L20 produces the protein MARVKRGVIARKRHKKILKLAKGYYGARSRVFRVAKQAVIKAGQYAYRDRRQKKRQFRALWIARINAGARVNGLSYSRFIAGLKKASIEIDRKVLADLAVNEKAAFAAIVEKAKATLA, from the coding sequence ATGGCTCGTGTAAAGCGTGGCGTCATTGCCCGTAAACGTCACAAAAAAATTCTGAAACTTGCTAAAGGCTACTACGGCGCACGCTCCCGCGTATTCCGTGTTGCCAAGCAAGCGGTAATCAAGGCAGGCCAATACGCCTACCGTGACCGTCGTCAGAAAAAACGTCAGTTCCGCGCTCTGTGGATCGCTCGTATCAACGCTGGTGCTCGTGTTAACGGTCTGTCCTACAGCCGTTTCATCGCTGGCCTGAAAAAAGCGTCCATCGAGATCGACCGTAAGGTTCTGGCTGATCTGGCAGTGAACGAAAAAGCGGCGTTTGCTGCGATTGTCGAGAAAGCTAAAGCCACCTTGGCTTAA